A genome region from Tolypothrix sp. PCC 7712 includes the following:
- a CDS encoding AAA family ATPase — translation MAVKHNRPFPQELLKQSLTERLNYFQGITIGHLRLKQALETLLLNLQQPTDICVFFVVGPAGVGKTTLRLRAEKLLMEGALASMKNHIYQIPVAGIEAIANEGGKFNYKDYYLRVLECLEKISFDSIATNSSLNYQNYSGFLSTTYFASKSSDTVRRALEKSMRHHKLTALMIDEAQHLLMVAGGKQMLHQMNWIKSLANITGVVHILFGTYDLLNCCHLSGQVSRRSDDIHLPRYSTDNKEDIAEFMRIIRTFQAHLPLLEEPCLVEQYEYLLDYSSGSVGLLKTWLTKALRNALAENATTLNIKYIQQNEYSKARRQQIEQEAQAGEKRWRNDVAPVALSLTNEDVKQPSQAKGRVGKRQAKRDTVGINLDVS, via the coding sequence ATGGCAGTAAAACATAACCGTCCATTTCCACAAGAACTCCTGAAACAATCATTAACCGAACGGTTGAACTATTTTCAAGGAATTACAATTGGACACTTACGATTAAAACAAGCTTTAGAGACTTTATTGCTCAACCTTCAACAACCAACAGATATTTGTGTTTTCTTTGTTGTTGGCCCAGCAGGAGTAGGTAAGACCACTTTACGACTAAGGGCTGAAAAACTGTTGATGGAAGGTGCATTAGCATCTATGAAAAATCATATTTATCAAATTCCAGTTGCAGGTATTGAGGCAATTGCTAATGAAGGAGGAAAATTTAATTATAAAGATTACTACCTCCGCGTTTTAGAATGTTTAGAAAAAATTTCTTTTGATTCAATTGCTACAAATAGTTCATTAAATTATCAAAATTATTCAGGGTTTCTTTCTACTACATACTTTGCTTCTAAAAGTTCCGATACGGTGCGTCGTGCTTTAGAAAAATCTATGCGGCACCATAAATTAACAGCATTGATGATAGACGAAGCCCAACATTTGCTGATGGTTGCTGGGGGAAAGCAAATGTTACATCAGATGAATTGGATAAAATCTCTTGCCAACATCACTGGTGTTGTACATATTTTATTTGGTACTTATGATTTACTTAACTGTTGTCACCTCAGTGGTCAAGTTAGCCGACGCAGCGATGATATACATTTACCTCGTTACTCAACAGATAACAAAGAAGATATAGCTGAGTTTATGCGGATTATCAGAACATTTCAGGCGCATTTACCTTTGCTTGAAGAGCCCTGCTTGGTAGAACAATATGAATATCTGTTGGATTATTCATCTGGTAGTGTTGGTCTTCTTAAAACTTGGTTAACAAAAGCTTTACGAAATGCTTTGGCAGAGAATGCAACAACCCTCAACATAAAGTATATTCAACAAAATGAATACTCAAAAGCACGGCGGCAGCAAATAGAACAGGAAGCACAAGCTGGAGAGAAGCGATGGCGCAACGATGTTGCTCCCGTAGCACTTAGTTTGACCAATGAAGATGTGAAGCAACCATCTCAAGCGAAAGGTCGTGTGGGAAAACGTCAGGCTAAAAGAGATACCGTAGGAATTAATCTTGATGTCAGTTAA
- a CDS encoding TnsA endonuclease N-terminal domain-containing protein codes for MLSDREFEDWCRRLCLPETTKELVQKIRNSEPVRKVGGGAKNVCGSYPSRKMGKTIQFESHKVELPAIVEYENDEDVLEYYDQPIRLSLSFHSLSGRCVVTSHTPDFWVMRRNSAGFEEWKASERLKILARKQPTRYQQSEEGRWHAPPAEMKVQAMGLYYYLRTDLEINWIAYQNYQFLQGYFNQENTVKKEVRKTVVECINANPGVTLKELLESTNTDWADDIYALIGTKQIYVDLKAVALNEPEKVHLFSSQEMASTYDLIIAQKTSARIASGQRIDVAIGSTLVWDGKSWCVIQIGDTKIALQSENELIGLTHANFDALIAQKEIIHIQPLSAKTTDIWEQIKCASSEDLAVANYRYKVIEPYLHGSPPINSSVPERTVRSWKSKYHQALNNYGWGYIGLLPNRGKKGNRVDRFSPDTWEFIDQIIEQHYENLKQRGKLATYGILVREWEKAGKTDPCPSRITFCKRINQREKVGQTRHRQGSRAAYQKSPFYHELTLSTPIHGSRPFEICHIDHTELDIELVCSRTGRPLGRPWATILIDAFSRRIFAIYLTFDPPSYRSCMMVLRICVQRFGRFPETLVMDNGVEFGSIYFETLLAAFSCTKKQRPSASPRFGSLIERFFGTSNTEFFYNLKGNTQITKQVRLVNKTNNPKVQAVWTLPELYEYFCKYAYVIYDSREHPALGMSPNAAFTKGVNQSGMRYGQKILDDENFKIFTLPSTAKGSAKVIPRLGIKINYIYYWSIDDSFLNPEVESTQVQVRYDPFDVGTAYAYVKGNWVRCISEYYSSLQGHSEKEIRLISIELRQQKNQYNQKIAIRAKELAQYLESAEAQEVLQTQRLHDLAATDLRDLIYKNGRKQTSSTLTQCPVDSDEAISTEEVSQTHQLNTSAIELGKIQAYSQEELWQ; via the coding sequence ATGCTCAGCGACCGAGAGTTTGAAGACTGGTGTCGCCGCCTTTGTTTACCAGAGACGACAAAAGAGCTAGTGCAAAAAATCCGGAATTCAGAACCTGTGAGGAAGGTAGGTGGCGGAGCGAAAAATGTTTGCGGCAGTTATCCAAGTCGCAAAATGGGGAAAACGATTCAGTTTGAATCTCATAAAGTAGAACTGCCGGCGATCGTAGAGTACGAAAATGATGAAGATGTATTAGAGTACTATGACCAGCCAATTCGTCTAAGTTTATCTTTTCATTCCCTGAGCGGACGTTGTGTGGTGACATCTCATACTCCGGATTTTTGGGTAATGAGGCGTAATAGTGCGGGATTTGAAGAATGGAAAGCTAGTGAGCGGCTCAAAATACTAGCCAGAAAACAACCTACACGCTATCAGCAAAGCGAAGAAGGTCGTTGGCACGCGCCACCAGCAGAAATGAAAGTTCAAGCAATGGGACTGTACTATTATTTACGTACAGATCTTGAAATCAACTGGATTGCTTACCAGAACTATCAGTTTCTTCAAGGTTATTTCAACCAAGAAAATACAGTTAAAAAAGAGGTAAGAAAAACAGTTGTTGAGTGTATTAATGCCAATCCTGGAGTAACCCTCAAAGAACTACTAGAATCAACAAATACCGATTGGGCAGATGATATCTATGCCTTGATTGGAACAAAGCAAATATATGTAGACCTGAAAGCAGTAGCTTTGAATGAGCCAGAAAAAGTTCATCTTTTCAGTAGCCAAGAAATGGCATCAACTTATGATCTAATCATTGCTCAAAAGACTTCTGCTCGTATCGCCAGTGGACAACGAATTGATGTGGCAATTGGTTCAACGCTGGTTTGGGATGGTAAAAGTTGGTGTGTAATTCAAATCGGAGACACAAAGATTGCGCTTCAAAGCGAAAATGAACTGATTGGGTTAACTCATGCAAACTTTGATGCACTAATTGCACAAAAAGAAATCATTCATATTCAACCATTATCTGCAAAAACAACAGACATTTGGGAACAGATCAAATGCGCTAGTTCTGAGGATTTAGCAGTAGCTAATTACCGCTATAAAGTTATTGAACCATATTTACATGGCAGTCCGCCAATTAATAGTTCTGTACCTGAGCGGACAGTTCGTAGCTGGAAATCCAAATATCATCAGGCTCTGAATAATTATGGCTGGGGCTATATTGGCTTACTACCCAATCGTGGCAAGAAAGGGAACAGGGTAGATCGCTTTTCACCCGATACTTGGGAGTTTATTGACCAAATTATTGAACAGCACTATGAGAACCTCAAACAGCGAGGAAAACTAGCAACTTACGGTATTCTGGTTAGAGAATGGGAAAAAGCTGGAAAAACAGACCCTTGCCCTAGCCGGATCACTTTCTGTAAACGCATTAATCAACGAGAGAAAGTAGGACAAACTCGCCATAGGCAAGGGTCAAGAGCCGCTTACCAAAAGAGTCCTTTTTATCACGAATTAACGCTCTCCACCCCTATTCACGGGAGTCGGCCATTTGAAATCTGCCACATTGATCATACAGAATTAGATATCGAGTTAGTTTGTTCGCGCACTGGGCGCCCTTTAGGCCGACCTTGGGCAACTATTCTCATTGATGCTTTCTCACGTCGTATTTTCGCAATCTATTTAACATTTGACCCGCCATCGTATCGTTCCTGCATGATGGTATTGCGAATTTGTGTGCAGAGATTTGGCCGCTTTCCAGAAACATTAGTAATGGATAATGGTGTAGAGTTTGGCAGTATTTACTTTGAAACACTTCTAGCTGCCTTTAGTTGCACAAAAAAACAAAGACCATCTGCTAGTCCTAGATTTGGTTCACTCATTGAAAGATTTTTCGGCACAAGTAACACAGAATTTTTTTACAACCTTAAAGGCAATACTCAAATTACTAAACAAGTACGCTTGGTAAATAAAACAAATAACCCAAAAGTACAAGCTGTCTGGACATTGCCAGAATTATATGAATATTTTTGTAAATATGCTTATGTAATTTATGACAGTAGAGAGCATCCGGCACTGGGAATGTCTCCCAATGCTGCATTTACAAAAGGTGTGAATCAGAGTGGGATGCGCTATGGACAAAAAATTTTAGATGATGAAAACTTTAAAATTTTTACTTTGCCCTCAACTGCAAAGGGAAGTGCAAAAGTAATACCAAGACTCGGGATAAAAATTAATTATATCTATTATTGGTCAATTGATGATTCATTTCTTAACCCTGAAGTTGAAAGTACTCAAGTACAAGTTAGATATGATCCATTTGATGTAGGAACTGCTTATGCGTATGTCAAAGGTAATTGGGTACGCTGTATATCTGAATATTATTCATCCTTACAAGGTCATTCTGAAAAAGAAATTCGACTGATAAGTATTGAATTACGACAGCAAAAAAATCAGTATAATCAAAAAATAGCAATTAGAGCTAAAGAACTTGCACAGTATTTAGAATCAGCAGAAGCTCAAGAAGTTTTACAGACACAAAGACTTCATGATTTAGCTGCAACTGATTTGCGAGACTTAATATATAAAAATGGTAGGAAACAAACATCCTCTACTCTTACTCAGTGTCCAGTTGATAGTGATGAAGCTATTAGTACAGAAGAAGTATCACAAACACATCAATTAAATACTTCAGCAATAGAATTAGGAAAAATTCAAGCTTACTCTCAAGAGGAGTTATGGCAGTAA
- a CDS encoding restriction endonuclease subunit S, protein MGKDLYELPKGWVWTTIGEATECLDYQRVPVSKEERAKRLGNIPYYGANGLVDYIDDYIFDEPLVLVVEDETFVGREKPFSYKITGKTWVNNHAHILRSNGCVDIDYLNYSLWYYPFTPLTTGTTGRRKLTKSALISAPYVLPPLPEQHRIVTKIEELFTQLDAGVELLKKVKAKLKRYRQAVLKAAVEGNLTKEWREANQGELEPASVLLERILNQRREKWEAEQLAKMKAQGKTPKDDSWKLKYKEPTAPDTSDLPELPDEWVWVTMEMLTIQGPQNGIYLPKSDYGSGIPILRIDDFQDNFSRSSCELNLVRATTDDIERYSLSEDDLVINRVNSPSHLGKCLVVTDKHIPSLFESNMMRLHLSSFYKVLFAAYYLRSVIGKSRLISNAKWAVNQASINQTDVGNTAIPLLPIEEQQKVIEDVTVSKSLPFLKP, encoded by the coding sequence ATGGGCAAGGATTTGTATGAGTTGCCGAAGGGTTGGGTGTGGACAACTATTGGAGAAGCTACTGAATGTTTAGATTATCAGCGAGTACCAGTTAGCAAAGAAGAACGAGCAAAACGGTTGGGAAATATTCCCTATTACGGTGCTAATGGCTTAGTTGATTATATTGATGATTATATTTTTGATGAACCTCTTGTTTTAGTTGTAGAGGATGAAACTTTTGTAGGTCGTGAAAAACCATTCAGTTATAAGATTACAGGTAAAACATGGGTTAATAATCATGCTCATATTTTACGTAGTAATGGATGTGTTGATATAGATTATTTAAATTACTCACTTTGGTATTATCCATTTACTCCCTTAACTACTGGAACAACTGGCAGAAGAAAATTAACAAAAAGTGCTTTAATTTCAGCCCCTTATGTCTTACCTCCACTTCCTGAACAACATCGCATCGTTACCAAAATTGAAGAACTATTCACCCAACTTGATGCAGGGGTAGAGTTACTCAAAAAAGTAAAAGCCAAATTAAAACGCTACCGTCAGGCGGTGCTAAAAGCCGCAGTCGAAGGAAATTTAACTAAAGAATGGCGGGAAGCGAATCAAGGAGAATTAGAACCCGCCTCAGTGTTACTTGAACGCATCCTCAATCAGCGACGGGAGAAGTGGGAAGCCGAACAATTGGCGAAGATGAAAGCGCAGGGTAAAACTCCCAAAGATGACAGTTGGAAGCTGAAATATAAAGAACCTACTGCACCAGATACCTCAGATTTGCCTGAATTACCTGATGAGTGGGTATGGGTTACTATGGAAATGCTGACAATTCAGGGGCCACAAAATGGGATATATCTTCCCAAATCAGATTATGGCTCAGGTATTCCAATTCTCAGAATAGATGACTTTCAAGATAATTTTAGTCGTAGTTCTTGTGAGTTAAATTTGGTAAGAGCTACAACAGATGATATTGAAAGATATAGCTTATCTGAGGATGACTTAGTTATTAATAGAGTGAATAGCCCCAGCCATCTTGGAAAATGTTTAGTAGTTACCGATAAACATATTCCATCGCTATTTGAATCAAATATGATGCGCCTTCACTTATCTAGTTTTTATAAGGTTTTATTTGCCGCTTATTACTTACGTTCTGTTATTGGAAAATCTCGCTTGATAAGTAATGCAAAATGGGCAGTCAACCAAGCTAGTATTAATCAAACAGATGTAGGTAATACTGCAATTCCACTACTACCAATTGAGGAACAGCAGAAAGTCATAGAAGATGTCACTGTAAGCAAAAGTTTGCCGTTTTTGAAACCATAA
- a CDS encoding type I restriction-modification enzyme R subunit C-terminal domain-containing protein, whose translation MTLKYRVRVESSVMKPEEQARQKIDQLLTVAGWVIQDYEQVNLGAGLGIAVREYPLKSGYADYLLFINRKAVGVLEAKPAGFALSGVEIQSDKYSFNLPKSLPCHQKPLPFIYESTGTETFFRDSRDPNYRSRRVFTFHRPETLQEWLGKSDTLRGLLQLLPTIETEDLRDCQQEAIAGLFNSLKENRPRALIQMATGVGKTYTAVSFIYWLIKLAGAKRVLFLVDRKNLGEQTQKEFQQYVTPDDGRKFTELYNVQLLTSNTIDPVNKVCITTIQRLYSMLRGEAEFEAENEEASQFDGEEENQQPKDVVYNPKIPIETFDFIITDECHRSIYNVWRQVLEYFDAFIIGLTATPSLQTFGFFDQNLVMEYSHERAVADGVNVGYEVYRIRTQITEQGSNIQAGFYIDRRDRQTRAIRWQRLDEDVSYAERELDRSVVAMDQIRTVIRTFKQRLFTEIFPGRTEVPKTLIFAKDDSHAEDIVRILRLEFGKGNEFCKKITYRTTGEKTEDLIASFRNSYNPRIAVTVDMISTGTDIKPLECLLFMRDVKSRIYFEQMKGRGTRTINPTDFQGVTPDAQVKEQFVIVDAVGVCESDKTDSRPLERKRSVPFDKLVQAVALDQRDEDTLMSLAGRLAKLEKQLNPDERTELKTAAGGKSIQQITRELLDAVDPDKQIEQAIAQFQTPTPTETQQQQAAEVLINLACQPFDNPQFRNLLKDIKSNNEQLIDTVSQDVVLEAGFDTSTRDKAMGTVETFRQCIEANKDKITALQILYNQPYGQRQLTYEQIKQLANALERPPCNLTTEKLWQAYAQLQADKVRGAGVQKLLTDIISLVRFAMGETETLEPYAVTVEEKFQQWLAGKEFTSQQVAWLEKIKEHIATSVRIEPEDLQEMPQEAFQGYQLFGNDLMDILDELNEALAA comes from the coding sequence GTGACGCTTAAATATCGGGTAAGAGTAGAAAGCTCAGTGATGAAACCGGAAGAACAGGCAAGGCAAAAGATTGACCAATTACTCACCGTCGCAGGATGGGTTATCCAAGACTATGAGCAAGTTAACTTGGGTGCAGGGTTGGGAATTGCGGTGCGGGAATATCCCTTGAAATCTGGTTATGCTGATTACCTGCTATTCATCAATCGCAAAGCTGTTGGAGTTCTTGAAGCGAAACCTGCTGGATTTGCTTTAAGCGGTGTTGAAATCCAATCCGACAAATATTCCTTTAACTTGCCCAAAAGTCTCCCTTGTCACCAAAAGCCTTTACCTTTCATCTACGAAAGCACTGGTACAGAAACATTTTTTCGAGACTCCCGTGACCCTAATTATCGCTCTAGGCGGGTGTTTACTTTCCACAGACCGGAAACCCTACAGGAATGGCTAGGCAAGTCTGACACTCTCAGAGGGCTTTTGCAACTGTTACCCACAATTGAAACTGAAGATTTACGGGACTGTCAGCAAGAAGCGATCGCAGGTTTATTTAATTCTCTCAAAGAAAATCGCCCTAGAGCGTTGATTCAGATGGCGACGGGTGTGGGCAAAACCTATACTGCTGTAAGTTTTATCTACTGGCTGATTAAGTTAGCTGGGGCGAAACGGGTTTTGTTTTTGGTGGATCGGAAGAATTTGGGAGAGCAAACCCAGAAGGAGTTTCAGCAGTATGTCACCCCTGATGATGGGCGCAAGTTTACTGAACTCTATAATGTGCAGTTGTTGACTTCCAATACCATCGATCCGGTGAATAAGGTATGTATCACGACAATTCAGCGTCTTTATTCGATGTTGCGGGGTGAAGCTGAATTTGAGGCAGAAAATGAGGAAGCATCACAGTTCGATGGGGAGGAGGAAAACCAGCAACCCAAGGATGTGGTTTATAACCCGAAAATTCCCATTGAAACCTTTGATTTCATTATCACCGATGAATGTCACCGCTCGATTTACAACGTGTGGCGGCAAGTTTTGGAATATTTTGATGCTTTCATTATCGGATTGACGGCAACGCCATCTCTGCAAACCTTTGGCTTTTTTGATCAGAACTTGGTGATGGAGTATTCCCACGAACGGGCGGTAGCTGATGGGGTGAATGTAGGGTATGAGGTTTATCGCATTCGCACCCAGATTACGGAACAGGGTAGCAATATCCAAGCAGGATTTTACATTGATAGACGCGATCGCCAAACTCGTGCGATCCGTTGGCAGCGGTTGGATGAAGATGTCAGCTATGCGGAAAGGGAGTTGGATCGTTCTGTTGTGGCGATGGATCAAATTCGCACGGTGATTCGCACCTTTAAACAGCGATTATTTACCGAGATATTCCCTGGTAGAACTGAAGTTCCTAAAACCCTGATTTTTGCCAAGGATGACTCCCACGCTGAAGATATTGTGCGAATTCTGCGCCTAGAATTTGGCAAGGGGAATGAGTTTTGTAAAAAGATTACCTATCGCACCACTGGGGAGAAGACAGAAGATTTAATCGCCAGTTTCCGCAACTCCTATAATCCCCGCATTGCTGTCACCGTTGATATGATTTCCACGGGGACGGATATCAAACCTCTGGAATGCTTGCTATTTATGCGGGATGTGAAATCGCGGATTTATTTTGAGCAGATGAAAGGACGGGGAACCCGCACAATTAATCCCACAGATTTTCAGGGAGTGACACCGGATGCTCAAGTTAAAGAACAATTCGTGATTGTGGATGCGGTGGGGGTGTGCGAGTCGGATAAAACTGATTCTCGACCTTTGGAGCGCAAACGCAGTGTACCTTTTGATAAATTAGTGCAAGCAGTGGCATTGGATCAGCGAGATGAAGACACGCTGATGTCCTTGGCGGGACGCTTGGCAAAGTTAGAAAAGCAACTGAATCCTGATGAACGCACAGAATTAAAAACTGCTGCTGGGGGCAAGTCTATTCAACAGATTACCAGAGAGTTACTCGATGCCGTCGATCCAGACAAGCAAATTGAACAGGCGATCGCCCAGTTTCAAACCCCAACACCCACGGAAACACAACAGCAGCAAGCGGCAGAGGTATTAATCAACCTTGCTTGTCAACCCTTTGATAATCCCCAGTTTCGGAATTTGCTCAAAGATATTAAAAGTAATAATGAGCAGCTAATTGATACAGTTAGTCAGGATGTAGTTTTAGAAGCGGGATTTGATACCAGCACCAGGGATAAGGCGATGGGGACAGTGGAGACTTTTCGCCAGTGTATTGAGGCGAATAAGGATAAAATTACCGCGCTGCAAATCCTTTATAATCAGCCCTACGGACAGCGACAGTTAACCTACGAGCAGATTAAGCAGTTAGCAAATGCCCTAGAACGTCCACCCTGCAACCTGACAACAGAGAAGTTATGGCAAGCTTATGCCCAGTTGCAAGCGGATAAAGTCAGGGGTGCTGGGGTGCAAAAGCTGTTGACAGATATCATTTCTCTGGTACGCTTTGCGATGGGGGAAACGGAGACGTTAGAACCCTACGCGGTGACAGTTGAGGAGAAGTTTCAGCAGTGGTTAGCAGGAAAAGAGTTTACCTCACAGCAAGTGGCGTGGTTGGAAAAAATTAAGGAGCATATAGCCACCAGTGTGAGGATTGAGCCAGAGGATTTACAGGAAATGCCACAGGAGGCGTTTCAGGGTTATCAGTTGTTTGGGAATGATTTAATGGATATTTTGGATGAGTTGAATGAGGCGTTAGCTGCGTAA
- a CDS encoding AAA-like domain-containing protein has product MGDEYINEYIFSGSLPENASTYVTREADEELYNALRQGKFCYVLNSRQSGKSSLRVRTMSRLSEAGVECASIDLSSISIQSATQENWYADLIVKLIDSFDLNIDFHKWWEKNKLNSSLMKFGNFLEKILLREIKENIVLFIDEIDSVLSLQFSTDDFFAFIRSCYNQRVDNSEYNRLTFCLLGVASPSNLIEDKQRTPFNIGKGISLKGFQLHEVEQLQLGLQGKFSNPQALMEEILYWTGGQPFLTQKLCQLMVEESEQENLRTVEQVVKSRIIENWESQDEPEHLRTIQSRILRDEQRAGYLLELYQQITLRQEQAEITADNTLEQSELQLSGLIVKQQNKLRVYNPIYKEVFDFYWIETQLKNLRPYSENFKFWLASKSTDESRLLRGKALQDAVEWAKDKSLSYQDRQFLAASQAKEREEEIAAKEKDAELERERKDKEAVEKRNLVLSEANKQAFQRIRIGSFILIITLLGAIFLGRQAVISGKKVQQNQQYLITVEKLAELAGQLEDEGSDQESKELFSMAGQSVKIKDYNLQKDIINTGIAYAYTKLKSKNMLEVRNYLDKVKISNNNNSLESLQIRLLKLKIQGNLSYPLQIKLSNYQKQTDSFENTSQENIKVAIIHYSQAFEVIKTIKYKSILNNKEVSPPFNSNIENKIISKENIEAFYREFITLLSVNNENKKLKQEVEKSLQEHYYDELENLLANQKWQEANEKTEKLMVYIVNPEFQYYPSYLKIEDIKNLSCENLNKINSLWLKYSHENFGFSVQKNIWLDLGNKLNITEKDQNDEKANIIFGAAVGWYDNQKKQWRNYNELIRLLVALNTKLPKGSLPTLETSGQRLACKYFPLCSGYTGFDEFGGSGLKQIFSRVAACKIK; this is encoded by the coding sequence ATGGGTGATGAATATATCAATGAATATATTTTTTCTGGAAGCTTACCTGAGAATGCTAGTACCTATGTAACACGGGAAGCCGATGAGGAATTATATAATGCGCTTCGCCAAGGGAAGTTCTGTTATGTACTGAATTCCAGACAAAGTGGAAAATCCAGCTTGCGGGTGAGAACAATGAGCCGCTTGAGTGAAGCTGGTGTGGAGTGTGCATCGATTGATTTATCTTCTATCAGTATTCAGAGTGCTACACAAGAAAATTGGTACGCAGATTTGATTGTGAAGCTAATTGATAGCTTTGATTTGAATATAGATTTTCACAAGTGGTGGGAAAAGAATAAATTAAACTCATCTTTGATGAAGTTTGGTAACTTTCTAGAAAAAATATTACTGAGGGAGATTAAAGAAAATATAGTCCTCTTTATTGATGAGATTGATAGTGTTTTAAGTCTGCAATTTTCTACTGATGATTTTTTTGCTTTTATTCGTTCCTGTTACAATCAGCGTGTTGATAACTCTGAATATAATCGCCTTACTTTTTGTTTGTTGGGAGTCGCATCACCTAGCAATTTAATAGAAGATAAACAACGCACTCCGTTTAATATTGGTAAAGGGATCTCTCTCAAAGGTTTCCAACTGCATGAGGTTGAGCAATTACAGCTAGGTTTACAGGGGAAGTTTAGTAACCCTCAAGCGTTGATGGAGGAAATTTTATATTGGACAGGTGGGCAACCGTTTTTGACGCAAAAGTTGTGTCAGTTGATGGTTGAGGAGTCAGAGCAAGAAAACCTTCGCACTGTTGAACAGGTTGTCAAATCACGAATTATTGAAAATTGGGAATCTCAAGACGAACCTGAACATTTGCGAACTATTCAATCCAGAATTTTGAGGGATGAGCAACGGGCTGGATATTTACTGGAATTGTATCAGCAAATTACGTTGAGGCAAGAACAAGCCGAGATTACGGCAGATAATACTTTAGAACAAAGTGAGTTACAACTTTCAGGATTAATTGTTAAGCAACAAAATAAGTTAAGAGTTTACAATCCTATATACAAAGAAGTTTTTGACTTCTATTGGATTGAAACACAATTAAAGAATCTGCGCCCCTACTCAGAAAATTTCAAGTTTTGGCTAGCTTCTAAATCTACTGATGAGTCTAGACTATTACGTGGCAAAGCATTACAGGATGCTGTCGAATGGGCGAAAGACAAAAGTTTGAGTTACCAAGATAGACAGTTTTTAGCAGCTAGTCAAGCGAAGGAACGGGAAGAGGAAATTGCGGCTAAAGAAAAAGATGCTGAGTTAGAAAGAGAGAGAAAAGATAAGGAAGCAGTAGAAAAAAGGAATTTGGTACTGTCTGAGGCTAATAAGCAAGCTTTTCAGCGAATTCGTATTGGAAGCTTTATTTTAATTATTACTTTGTTAGGGGCTATATTTTTAGGACGACAAGCAGTAATCTCAGGGAAAAAGGTTCAGCAAAATCAACAATATTTAATAACTGTTGAAAAATTAGCTGAATTAGCTGGACAGCTTGAAGATGAGGGTTCTGATCAAGAATCCAAAGAATTATTTTCAATGGCTGGTCAATCAGTTAAAATCAAAGACTATAATTTACAAAAAGATATTATTAATACAGGAATAGCTTATGCTTATACGAAACTTAAAAGCAAAAATATGTTAGAAGTTCGGAATTATCTTGACAAAGTCAAAATAAGCAATAATAATAACTCTTTAGAATCTTTACAGATTCGGTTATTAAAATTAAAAATTCAAGGTAATTTATCATATCCATTACAGATAAAGCTATCTAATTATCAAAAGCAAACTGATTCTTTTGAAAACACATCTCAAGAAAATATTAAAGTAGCGATTATTCATTATAGTCAAGCTTTCGAGGTTATTAAGACTATAAAATACAAGAGTATATTAAATAATAAGGAAGTTAGCCCACCATTTAACTCAAACATAGAAAACAAAATTATATCAAAAGAAAATATAGAGGCTTTTTATCGAGAATTCATTACTTTACTTTCAGTAAATAATGAAAATAAAAAATTAAAACAAGAAGTAGAGAAATCTTTACAAGAACACTATTATGATGAACTAGAAAACCTACTGGCAAACCAAAAGTGGCAGGAAGCTAATGAAAAAACAGAAAAGCTTATGGTCTATATAGTCAATCCTGAATTCCAATATTACCCCAGTTATCTCAAGATTGAAGACATCAAGAATTTATCCTGCGAAAACCTTAACAAAATTAACTCGTTATGGTTAAAGTACTCGCATGAAAATTTTGGTTTTAGTGTGCAAAAAAATATATGGTTAGACTTAGGAAATAAATTAAATATTACGGAGAAGGATCAGAATGATGAAAAGGCTAATATAATTTTTGGGGCTGCTGTCGGATGGTATGATAATCAAAAAAAACAGTGGAGAAACTACAATGAATTGATTAGATTATTAGTTGCATTAAATACAAAATTGCCCAAAGGTTCTTTGCCAACTCTAGAAACAAGTGGTCAACGTTTAGCTTGTAAATATTTTCCACTGTGTTCTGGTTATACGGGATTCGATGAGTTTGGGGGAAGTGGATTAAAACAAATATTTTCTCGCGTTGCAGCTTGTAAAATAAAATAA